One Streptomyces sp. CG4 genomic window, GCGTCGCACTCCCTGAGCGGCGCCAGCGCGGCGCGAGCCTCCTCCGCGTAGCGGACGGTGTCCCGGCGGGCCTGCTCCAGCGCGGGGTGCGCGCGCAGCGCGGTCAGCGCCTCGGCGTGCCGGGCGTCGTCGCTGAGGTCGGAGTCGAGCAGCTCGCACAGCGCGAGGTCCTCGGGCAGCCCCAGCCGGGCCGCCCGCTCGCGCAGCCGCAGCACGGGCAGCGTCGGGATGCCCTCGCGCAGGTCGGTGCCGGGGGTCTTGCCGGACTCGTGCGAGTCGGAGGCGATGTCCAGGACGTCGTCGGCGAGCTGGAAGGCGACCCCGAGCCGCTCACCGTACTGGGTGAGCACATCGACGACCGTCTCGTCGGCGCCCGACATCATCGCGCCGAACCGGCACGAGACCGCCACCAGCGACCCCGTCTTGCCGCCGAGCACGTCCAGATAGTGCTCGACCGGGTCGCGGCCGTCCGAGGGGCCTGCGGTCTCCAGGATCTGGCCCGTGACCAGCCGCTCGAACGCCAGGGCCTGTACCCGGACCGCCTCGGGGCCGAGGTCGGCGAGGATCTGGGAGGCACGCGCGAAGAGGAAGTCGCCGGTGAGGACCGCGACGGAGTTGCCCCAGCGGGTGTTGGCACTGTCCACACCGCGCCGCACGGCCGCCTCGTCCATGACGTCGTCGTGGTACAGCGTGGCGAGGTGGGTCAGCTCCACGACCACGGCCGACGGTACGACGCCCGGCGCATAGGGGTCGCCGAACTGGGCCGCGAGCATCACGAGCAGCGGCCGGAACCGCTTCCCACCGGCTCGCACGAGGTGCTGCGCGGCCTCCGTGATGAACGGGACCTCGCTCTTGGTGGCCTCGAGCAAGCCTTCCTCGACAGCCGCCAATCCGACCTGGACATCGGCTTCCAGAGCCTGGTCCCGCACGCTCAGCCCGAACGGCCCGACGACGGTCACGAGGGGTCTCCTGTCTGCAGGTGTCTGCTGGCGATTACACGGTTTGTCGATAGGTCGCTGCCATCACTCAAGTCAGCGTATCCGGTCCTCTTTCGATCACCGATAGCGCCCACCGGTCCAGCCCAGGCGGTATCGGATCATGACCGGTATGTTTTTGATCAAGTGGTAAGAGCGGACATTTATCGACTTAACAGGAATCTGCCCGCTTTGTCGCGAACCGGACGGCGAGCGGAGTAACGCGCACACCTCCCTCCGCGCGACCTTCCGTACGGCCCTCCGCACACCCCTCCTCGCGCCCCCTCCGGGTGGACGCGACCACTACGACAACGACGGGCACCGCACCACGGGTTCCACCGCCCAACCGAACCGCCCAAATCCCCCATGTCCGATTTGACTTGATTTGCCATTTCGTGAGTTGGGTCACGTGCGCCCATCGATCCCCGCATCCGCCCGACCACCCCTTCCCCCCTTGCCGTGTCGGCGAGTTGGCCATTGGCAACCGCAAAGGATCAAGCACCCCATACGGCGCAGATCAAGGTCAAATGGTGCGTTGTGTGAATCCGGTACTTGTTCCCGACATGTGCTCTCGCATACGTTCCCGGCCACCAGGCGGACGCCGAATCCTGCCACCGCCTGCGTAACCCCATCTACGAACTCATTCATAGGGCAGGAGCGGGGGACCCAGGTAAGTCGCCGGACCGGACGGCACACGTCGCACCGGAACGGCTAGGGGTGAAGCCGTGCCTCTCCGGAGGCGCGGCCGGGCACCTCCCCGCCCGAACCCGACAGCTCACCTCGCAGGCGTCGGAGAGGACTTCCCCATGCCTGCTTCCGCTCAGCACCGCCGTACCCGCAACAACCGTCTCGTCCGCACCCTCGCCGTCATCAGCACAGGTGCCGCCGTTCTCGCCCTGCCGCTCATCGGCGCCACCAGCGCCTCCGCGGCCACCGGCAAGACCAGCACGAAGGTGTCCACCACCCCCGCCGGGTACCCGAACAACCTCAACGGCTGGATCCGCGAGTCGCTCGCGATCATGGCTCAGAAGGGCATCCCGGGCAGCTACAACGGCATTTACCGCAACATCATGCGGGAGTCCTCCGGCAACCCGATGGCCATCAACCTCTGGGACTCCAACGCCGCCGCGGGCACCCCGTCCAAGGGCCTGCTCCAGGTCATCCAGCCGACCTTCAACGCCTACCACGTGGCCGGTACGGCCTTCGACCTCTACGACCCGGTCGCCAACATCACCGCGGCCTGCAACTACGCCGCCGCGCGCTACGGGTCGATCGACAACGTCTACAGCGCGTACTGACAGCCGCCGCCCCTTAGGCGGACCGGAACGACACCGGCCGTCCGGCACGTCCCCGCACCTGACGGACGGGGACGTGCCGGGCGGCCGCCGGGCATCCACCGGACCCACCGCGGACGGCCGCGCGCCGATGTGGCCGTCGACCGGTTCCGTACCGACGTGCCGGTCACTCGGTCGCGTACTGGTGCGCCGGTCACCGGGTCGGGTACTGAGGTGCCGGCCACTCGGCCGGGTACTGAGGTGCCGGTCAGTCGGTCGGGAACAGTCCTTCGAGGACGACCGCGATACCGTCGGCCTCGTTCGACAGGGTGATCTCATCGGCCACCGCCTTGAGTTCGGGATGTGCGTTGGCCATGGCGACTCCGTGTCCGGCCCAGTCGAGCATCGGGATGTCGTTGGGCATGTCGCCGAACGCCAGAGCCTCCTGTGCGGCGATGCCGAGCCGCTCGGCGGCGAGCGCGAGGCCGGTGGCCTTGGTCACCCCGGACGGCTGGAGCTCCACGGTCCCCGGCCCCGACATGGTGACCGTCGCGAGCGAGCCCACCACCGCGCGCGCGATGGCCGCCAACTCGTCGTCGGGCAGCGCGGCATGGCGCAGCAGCACCTTGCTGATGGGCTCGCACCACAGGTCGTCGCGCCGGCCGACCCGCACCGCGGGCAGGGTCGGGTGCGGCATCCGATAGCCCGGCTCGATGAGCGTGAGCCCGTCGACGCCGTCCTGGTCGACGGCCGCGTAGACCTGCCCCACCTCCGCCTCGATCTTGCCGAGCGCGGTCTCGGCCAGCTCCCGGTCCAGCCGCACCGACCACAACAGGCGCCCTGATCCGGCGTCGTAGACCTGCGCGCCCTGCCCGCACACCGCGAGCCCCGTGCAGCCGAGGTGCGCGAGGAGGGGCCGTACCCGTGGGGCGGGGCGGCCCGTCACCACCAGGTGCCGGGCACCGGCCCGCGCCACCCGTGCCAGCGCGGCCAGCGACCGCTCGGAGACGGTGTCGTCGCCGCGCAGCAGCGTTCCGTCCAGGTCGGTGGCGATCAGTGCATACGCGGGGGAGGCTGCCATGATCAGAGAATACGGATACCGCGCCCTGCCGACTCATCTTGTAGTCCTGCGTACTTACGTACTGATCAGCCTCAAGTGGCGCCCGCGGGCGCCTTGATGACGTCGTCCACCGCTTTCCCTGCCTCGCGCGGATTCACCCGTGGGCCGCCGCCAGGTGTTTCGCCAGCCGCGGGGAGGCGAACTCCGTGCCGCAGACGAAGCGCATCACCGGGCCGTACGACGACGCGGCCGGCAGGCCGGTGAAGTACAGGCCGGGCACGGAGGAGACATAGCCGGAGCCGAGCTTGGGCGTGCCACGGCTCACCGCGAGCCGCGTGCGCAGTTCATGGCCGAGGAAGTCCATCGCCGCGATGTCGACGCGGTAGCCGGTGGCCGCGATGACGTGGTCGGCGGTGAGCCGCTCGGTGCGCCCGCCGTGCGTGCGCACCGTGAGCACGGGGCTGCCGTCCGGTGCCTCGGCGGCCACGACCCGCTCGACGTCCTCCACCTGCACGGCGCTCTCGAAGCGCTGGCGCAGCCACCAGGCGCCGAGCGGTCCGAGGACGCGGCGGACCAGGTAG contains:
- a CDS encoding HAD family hydrolase; protein product: MAASPAYALIATDLDGTLLRGDDTVSERSLAALARVARAGARHLVVTGRPAPRVRPLLAHLGCTGLAVCGQGAQVYDAGSGRLLWSVRLDRELAETALGKIEAEVGQVYAAVDQDGVDGLTLIEPGYRMPHPTLPAVRVGRRDDLWCEPISKVLLRHAALPDDELAAIARAVVGSLATVTMSGPGTVELQPSGVTKATGLALAAERLGIAAQEALAFGDMPNDIPMLDWAGHGVAMANAHPELKAVADEITLSNEADGIAVVLEGLFPTD
- a CDS encoding transglycosylase SLT domain-containing protein; the encoded protein is MPASAQHRRTRNNRLVRTLAVISTGAAVLALPLIGATSASAATGKTSTKVSTTPAGYPNNLNGWIRESLAIMAQKGIPGSYNGIYRNIMRESSGNPMAINLWDSNAAAGTPSKGLLQVIQPTFNAYHVAGTAFDLYDPVANITAACNYAAARYGSIDNVYSAY
- a CDS encoding polyprenyl synthetase family protein yields the protein MTVVGPFGLSVRDQALEADVQVGLAAVEEGLLEATKSEVPFITEAAQHLVRAGGKRFRPLLVMLAAQFGDPYAPGVVPSAVVVELTHLATLYHDDVMDEAAVRRGVDSANTRWGNSVAVLTGDFLFARASQILADLGPEAVRVQALAFERLVTGQILETAGPSDGRDPVEHYLDVLGGKTGSLVAVSCRFGAMMSGADETVVDVLTQYGERLGVAFQLADDVLDIASDSHESGKTPGTDLREGIPTLPVLRLRERAARLGLPEDLALCELLDSDLSDDARHAEALTALRAHPALEQARRDTVRYAEEARAALAPLRECDAKAALMELCDAVVHRAG